CCGAAGAGCAGCTGACCCTTGCCGAACATATGCATAATACCATCTATCATGAAATAGATTCTCCGTACGGCCACGACGGTTTCCTCATCGAATTTGAAAAGATCGGACGCATCCTGGAAGACTTCCTGTCAAAACCATAAACACCAGCCAAATAACCTGCAATCAATTGCATTTCAGACAATTGACAGAAAACTTTTCGGAATCCCAAAAAACCCTTAACTTCTCTGTATAATTTGAACAGGCCCTGAACAATATGCTTATTTAAAAAAAACAATATCCGAAGTCAGCCAGAATTCCTCATTAAATTCTCACATTATGAAAAGTACTTTACCAAAGTATTGTTGGCTCATCGTATTGCTCTTAGCTTCATGGCAATCTGTGCTGGCACAAAATCAAACCACGATCAACGGAACGGTAGTTGACGCTACTACCACGCAGCCCCTGCCGGGTGTATCGGTATCTATCAAAGGCGCTACAGCGGGCGCCATCACTGCCGCAGACGGGAGCTTCAGGATCAATACCTCCCGCTCCCTGCCCCTGACCCTCACCTTCTCGTACATTGGTTATTCCCCCCGGGAAGTCACGGTGTCCGATGCCTCGGCAAGCGTCAACGTCCAGCTGTCCTCCACCGAAATACTCGGGCAGGAAGTAGTGGTATCCGCCAGCCGCGTACCGGAAAGCATCCTCCAGTCTCCCGTTTCCATTGAGAAGCTGGACAGTCGCGCTATCAAAGCCACCCCCGCGCCCACTTTCTACGATGCACTGGCCAATATGAAAGGCGTGGAGCTCAGCACCCAGAGCCTTACCTTCAAATCCGTCAACACCCGCGGCTTCAACAGCAACGGGAATACCCGCATGCTGCAACTGATAGACGGAATGGACAACCAGGCTCCGGGGCTTAACTTCTCCGTAGGCAATATCGTAGGGATCACCGAACTGGATATGGATAATGTGGAGTTGCTGCCGGGAGCCGCCTCAGCCCTGTACGGCCCCAACGCCCTGAACGGCATCCTCCTGCTGAACAGCAAAAGCCCCTTCCAGCACCAGGGCCTCAGCGCCAATATCAAAACCGGCATCCTGAACGAATCCGGCCGAAGCTCCTCCTCCACCGGCTATTACGATGTCAATGTCCGCTATGCCAAAGCCTTCAACGATAAATTCGCCTTCAAGGTGAACCTGGGATATATCAAAGCGGACGACTGGCAGGCGTATGACGACCGGGACCAGAGCGTGCTCAACGGCTACAACCTCAAATCCGGCAGCCGCAGCGCTAATCCGGGTTATAACGGGGTGAACATCTACGGTGATGAGACCAATGTGAATATGTTCGGCAGCCTGAGACCCGTGGCCCTCAATCCCGCCCCGGGCAATCCGCTCGGCCAGGGTATCGCACAGTTCTCCGCCCAGACGGGAATACCGGCCGCAACAGTCTTCGGCGCATTTATGCCGGACAGTGCCAGCACCTTCGTATCCCGTACAGGTTATGAAGAACGCGCGCTGGCCGATTACGATACCAAAAACCTCAAGGCAAATGTGGCCCTTCACTATAAATTCAACAGCAACCTGGAACTGCTCGCCCAGGGCAGCTACGGTACCGGTACTACCGTGTACACCGGGGCAGACCGGTATTCCATCAAGAATTTCCGGATGGGCCAGTACAAACTGGAACTGAGAAGCGATAATTTTTATGTGAGGGCCTATACCACCCAGGAGCGCTCCGGCGATTCCTACGCCATCGGCACCCTTGGCGCTGGCATCAATGAAGCCTGGAAGCCCAGCACCACCTGGTTCCAGGAATACTTCGGCGCTTACGCCGGTGCAGCATTCCCCGCTTTCGTGACCGCATTCCAGCAGGGTGTGGGCGGCGGACAGAACCCGCAGGAAGCATTTGCCGCGGCCGCAGCCGCCATCAAAGGCAACTCCCCCGCCTACCATGAGGCCGCCAGGGATGTGGCCGATCAGGGCCGCCTCATACCCGGGACCGCAGCATTCAACACCGCTGCACAAACGGTAAAAGATAAACCCATCCCCGGAGATGCCAATGGCGTTGGCGCCAAGTTCCTGGACAAAACCAACCTGTACCAGGCGGAGTTCATGTATAACTTCAAGAACCAGATCGATTTCATGGAGCTGATGATCGGCGGCAACTACAGGGTCTTTGCGCTCAATTCGGAAAAGACCATCTTTGCCGTGGATGATAACGGCGATGAATTCCGGGTCAACGAATTCGGCGGTTACCTCCAGGTGGGTAAAAGAGTACTGAACGATCAGTTGAAGCTGACCGGCGCATTGCGGTACGACAAGAACGAGAATTTCGAAGGCCAGTTCAGCCCCCGCCTGTCCGCCGTGTACACCTTCCTCAAAACGCATAATATCCGCGCCTCTTATCAGACCGGTTTCCGCATCCCGCATTGCCAAGACCAGTATATCGATCTGAGAACGCCCCAGGCAAGGCTGCTCGGCGGCCTGCCCTTCCTGCGCGAACGGTACGGTCTGAACGATGTGCCCGTATTCACGCTGGAATCCGTACAGGCCGGTGCGCCACAAGCCTATACTTTCCGGGAGTTCAAACCGGAAAAGATCATCGCCTTTGAAATTGGCTACAAGGCCCTGATAGCCAACAAACTGATGATAGACGCTTATGTGTACACCAACACCTTCCGGAATTTCAACGGTTCCCAGGTACTCATCAAATCCACCACACAGGAAGTATTTTCCATCCCGGTCAATTACGACCAGGATATCAAATCATGGGGATGGGCACTGGGCCTCGATTATAACCTGCCGCAGCAGTTCGTGGTGGGTGGAAATGTGTCCTACAACGAGTTAAGCAACCAGGAAGACCTCGGCAACTTCCAGGCCATGTACAACACGCCCAAGGTGCGGTATAACCTGTATGTAGCCAACCGGAATATTGCCCGTTCCAACTTCAGCGCCAATGTCACCTGGCGCTGGCAGGACAGCTTCATCTGGTCTTCTTCCTTCGTAGGGCCGGTTGTACGGGCGCTGAACCTCGGCGAAATACCCGCCTTCGGCACGCTGGACGCCCAGGTGAGCAAATTCTTCCCGCAGCCGAAAGTAACCGTGAAGATCGGCGGCTCCAACCTGCTGCAGAACGCTTACGTGCAATCATGGGGCAACCCCACCGTAGGCGCGCAGTGGTACGCCTCCATCGGCTACAATCTCTAAGTTTTCAGTCTTTGCCATAAATAGCGAAAGCCCCCGGAAATTCCGGAGGCTTTCTTATTTTGTTGTAACCCTCATGATCAACTCATGGGTATCTTTGGTCAGACGTTGAAACGGAAATGCATCACATCACCATCACTCACTACGTATTCCTTGCCTTCGATCCTTAAACGGCCGTTATCTCTTGCAGCAGCTTCCGATCCGTACTTCACAAAATCGTCGTAAGAGATCACCTCCGCCTTGATAAAACCTTTCTCGAAATCCGTATGGATCACACTGGCTGCCTGCGGCGCTTTCCAGCCCTGGTGGATCGTCCATGCCCTTACTTCCTGCACCCCGGCAGTGAAATAAGTGATCAGGTCCAGCAGCTTGTAAGTAGAACGGATCAGGCGGTGCAGGCCCGGTTCTTTCAAGCCGTATTCTCCGAGGAACATTTCCTTGTCCTCCGCATCTTCCAGCTCCGTGATCTGCGCTTCAATGGAATTGTTCATCACGATCACTTCCGCATGCTCTGCTTTTGCAGCGGCGGTCAGCGCTTCGGAGAATTTGTTGCCGGTATGCAGTGAGGCTTCATCTACATTCGCTACATACAATACCGGTTTTTCCGTCAGCAGAAAGAGATCGGCAATAGCTGTGCGCTCTTCTTTGGACAGCGCCAGTTCGCGGATGTTCTTCCCTTGTTCCAGATGCTCCTGGCAGCGTTTCAGTATCTCGAACTCCGCTTTTGCCTTGGGATCGCCACCGGTGCGGGCCATCTTTTCCGTACGCGCCACTTTCTTCTCCACACTTTCGAGGTCCTTCAGCTGCAGCTCGGTATCAATGATCTCCTTGTCGCCCACCGGGTTGATGGGGCCTTCTTCACGGAGAATATTATCATCTTCAAAACAGCGGATCACATGTACGATGGCATCCACTTCGCGGATGTTGGCGAGGAATTTGTTGCCCAGACCCTCCCCTTTGCTGGCGCCTTTAACAAGACCGGCAATATCCACGAACTCGATGGTGGTAGGCACCGTGCGGTTAGGCTTTACCAGTTCTTCCAGCTTCGATATCCGCGCGTCCGGCACATCTACGAGGCCAACATTCGGTTCGATCGTGCAAAAGCGATAATTGCTCGCCTGTGCTTTGGCGCTGTTAGAGACAGCATTAAATAATGTGGACTTCCCTACGTTCGGCAATCCTACAATTCCTGCTTGCAAAGCCATTTCTTAAAAAAATTTGCGCAAAGATAGTGCAATTCAGCGAGTAAAGCGTGTTAAAATTTACTATTTTGGGCGCCGGAACCAGTGCAAAGGGCTAATCCGCTGATCCGTAAGGCATAAAAGCGGGAGCGGAACAACTACATTCAAACCGATAATCATTCAAGATGGCATTAAACTACGTCTGGATCAGCTTTTTTGTGATAGCATTTATAGTGGCGCTGTACCAGCTCATCTTCGAAGGCAATACCGAGGTCTTCGCCAAAATGATGACCAGCACCTTCGAGAACAGCAAGACCGGCGCAGAGATCGCCATCGGGCTGACCGGGGTGATGACCCTCTGGCTCGGTATCATGAAGATCGGTGAAAAGGCAGGAATGATCGAAAAATTCGCAAAGTTCGTCAATCCCCTGTTTTCCAGGCTCTTTCCCCAGGTGCCCAAAAAAGCGCCGGCCATGGGCTCCGTAGTGATGAACTTCTCCGCGAACATGCTGGGGCTGGATAATGCCGCTACACCACTCGGGCTCAAAGCCATGAAAGAACTGCAGGAACTTAATCCGCAGAAAGATACCGCCAGCAACCCGCAGATCATGTTCCTGGTGCTGAATACCGCGGGGCTGACCATCATTCCCACCAGTGTAATGGCCGTACGCCTGGCCATGGGCGCGGCCAATCCGGCCGACATCTTCATTCCCACCATGATCGGTACATTCATCTCCTTCATGTCCGGCATGATCGCCGTGGCCGCTTACCAGCGCATCAACCTCTTCCGGTTGCCGGTGCTTGTTTTCATCGGCGGTTTCCTGCTGCTGATGTACGGCCTTTATGCCTGGATGCATACCATGCCTTCGGAAGATATCGCCACTTACACCGCCATGATCGGCGGCCTGATCATCTTCTCCGTGATCATCCTGTTCCTCGTTGCCGGGGCCAGGCGGAAGATCAATGTATATGAAGCATTCATAGACGGCGCCAAAGAAGGCTTCACCACCGCCGTGATGATCATCCCTTACCTCGTAGCCATACTGGTAGGCATCGGCGTGTTCCGCGTAACAGGCTGCCTCGATTTCATCACCAATGGCATCGCGCTGCTGGTAGGATGGATGGGACTGAACACTGACTTTGTGCCGGCATTACCGGTAGGGATCATGAAAACCTTCAGCGGCGGCGGCGCACGCGGCCTGATGATAGACCTGATGAAGCCGGAGAACTACGGGCCGGATTCCTTCGTGGGCCGCCTGGCCTGTATCATGCAGGGTTCCACGGAAACCACTTTCTATGTGCTGGCGCTTTACTTCGGGTCCGTCAACATCAAAAAAACGCGGCATGCCCTGGCATGCGGACTGATCGCAGACGTTGTGGGCGTTATTGCCGCCATCATCATCGGGTATATTTTCTTCCACTAACCTTAGTACACAACAATAATGCAGCGAAAACCATTACATGAAGACTGGATTGCGGTGATCATCGCATTTCTCAGCATCGGGCTGATATGCCTGGGCTTGCATCCCTCCATGCCTAAATTCAACTGGAACAGCAGCGATACCCTGATGGCGAAACTGGGCAGTTCCGACAATCTCTATCATGCCGGGGGCCTCTTCCTCTGGGTGCTCGGCAGCCTGCTGCTGGCCGGCCTGCTGAGCAGGAAACGCTTTGATGTGCGTATCGTCACGGGGCTGATCGCCGTCATGGCGATCTCCATGTTCGCGCAGGTATTCACCGGCAATGCCGTGATCAAAGACCTTGGGATAGAGATCGTATTGTTCAGCCTCCTGCTGGGGCTTTTCATCAGCAATGTGATCGGCCTGCCGGAATGGTTGCGGCCGGTGCTGCAAACGGAGCTTTTCATCAAGATCGGGCTGGTGATGCTCGGCGCGGGCATTATTTTCCAGGAGCTGGTAAAAGGCGGCGGCCTGGGCGTATTGCAATCCGTGGTAGTAGTGTTCACCGTCTGGTATTTCACGTTCTGGCTGTGCAAACAGTTCCGGCTGGATGATGAATTCAGGATGATGATCTCCAGCGCCGTGTCCATCTGCGGCGTATCCGCAGCCATCGCCACTTCAGGAGCCATTGAAGGGGATAATAAAAAACTCTCGCATGTGATCTCGCTGGTATTGATCGTGGCTATCCCCATGATGATCTTCATGCCCTATATCGCCAAATGGATGGATATGTCCCCCGCAGTGGCCGGCGCCTGGCTGGGCGGCACTATAGATACCTCCGGCGCTGTTGTGGCCGCCGGTACCATGCTTGGGGACGAAGCCCTGAAATACGCCACACTGGTGAAGTTCTCCCAGAACGTATTGCTCGGCCTCGCCGCATTCTTCATTTCCGTATGGTGGACCTATTCCAAAAAAGAGACCAACCAGCCGAAACCCGGCCTCCGCACCATCTGGGACCGCTTTCCAAAGTTCGTGCTGGGCTTCATCATCGTCTCGCTCGTTTTCTCTTTCCTCCTGCCTTCCACACTGGTAGCCTCCGTAAAAGGCAATATCAAGGACCTGCAGACCTGTTTCTTTGCCATCGCATTTGCCTGCATCGGCCTGGAAACGAAGTTCACCGACATTTTCAGGATGGAGAACGGCCGTCCGGCCATGGCCTTTATCATCGCCCAGGTTTTCAATATCCTTGTGACGCTGGGGATGGCTTACCTGGTATTTGGTCATTTGTAAGTGACAAGGGGTTGTCTCAACAGTAACCTGACGGGCTTGAGAATCGCGCAAACGAAAATTCTCTCCATCAGGCACCCGGATAAAACCGGGTGAATTACTGTTGAACACACCCCTTGCCCATTTACAGACAGATCATTGCTTCCCTTACTGATCCCACCACAATTTCTGGTTCAGGTTCGTTACCGGCGGCACATTGGCCGAGTTGCGGCTGGTTTCGGTGCTCGGGTACGCCACTCTCCGGATAAAATCAGGCAGCAGTGCGCCCACGGGCAACCCGAAGTTCATGTACTGATAGTCGAAGCGGCGTGCATCCGCCCAAGCCTCCGGGTGAAGGAACATGGCCACATACTTCTCTTTCATGATCAGCGCCAGGGTGATATTGTTCTCTCCCACCGATACCGCGGCGTTATTGATGTAAGCGGATTTCTCCGGTCCGGGAACGCCGAGTTTATCCATATGCGCGGCAATGCCGGCAAGATATGCATCATACGCATTCTTCATGCTGCCTGCACGGAAATGCGCTTCTGCCGCAATGAACTTTGCTTCCGCAAAGGTGGCGATCTGCAGGGGCGCACCGGCTTTTGAATAGAACCCGTCCAGTGAAAGATAACATTCCTCATCATCCGTTCCGGTACCGATCCTGCCCTGACCATTCGGCGTACCGCGGTAATCGCCAAACTGAGTAAGGTCTGTAATGTACGGCAGGCGCGGGTCGAGCATACCGAAGTCGGTACCATCCATCGCATTGACGAACTGCTCGCTGAGCCAGCCATCCAGTGAATTCCGGCTGTTGTTCACTGCGGCAGCATTCCAGGGGCTGAGTGTCTGGAACGCCGTCAGCTGTGCATCATGGCCGTTGCCGGTGTAGCTGGCGGAAAGAGCGGTCAGAATATTCGTGGCATTGTAGGTCGCTTTGCGGGAATAATGATTCAGCAAGCGGGCTTTAACAAGGTTCGCGGTACGCTTCCAGGCATCCAGATCGCCGCCGTGTATCAGGTCCTGCGCAGGTTTCAGCACCAGTTTGGAATCCGTTTTATTCAGCTCCGCAATACCATCGTCCAGCAGTTGCAGAGCGGCGTTATATACTTCTTCCTGAGTGTCGTACGGCGGTGTGAGGGTTTCGGGATCTGTAGAGCTAGCTACAAAAGCCTTGCTGTAGGGAATATCTCCCCAGAGATCGGTAGCCATCTGCAGGTTCATGGCCATCATGATCTGCGCTACGCCCAGATGCTGACTGGATCCCTTCGCTTTCGCCAGCGCGATCATGTCATAAAGGTCCGTCATGTTGTTGTAGAGATTATACCAGGTGGTGCCGTAATCCACTTCGTCGTACACATCGGATCCACTGGCTACACTGGGCGAGGCCAGGTGCTGCACGAAGTAGGATGTCATATTGCCGGTGCGGTACACATTATACCCGGTATTATAGCTGGTACTGGCCAGCAGGCCATCGATGGGCGGCTCTACTGCCTGGTTGGGATTGGTGTTGACGTCCAGGTAGTCCTTACAGCCCGTCATCGCCAGCAATCCGGTCAAACATAATATACTAAGGATGTTCTTTTTCATAATCAGCATGTTTAGAACGAAACATTAAGGGTGGCCAGATAGCTTCTCACAGCGGGATAGGTAAATCCTGCAAAGGCAACGGTGTTGCTGCTTGCGCTGAAGGAGCTGGATTCAGGGTCGTAGCCGGTATATTTTGTGCTCAGCCAGAGGTTATTGCCGGTGAGCGTAAGCGTCACATCCCGGAGGAACCCTGTTCCGGACACCAGCGCGGAGGGCAGTGAATAAGACAGGCTCACATTCCGCAAACGGATCCAGGAGGCGTCTTCCACAAAATTTTCCGTTACCCTGCGGTACACCGTGCGGTAATAGCCCTCATTGTAGTTCCGGCCTTCATGGATATCCTGCCCGAGGTACACCGGAATATTATTAGGCGTGCCATCTGCAAATACCCCATTGAAAGTAGTGACGGTATTACGGTTCTCTGTGAATTTAGCAATGCCGAAGGCGGCCATGAAATTCGAGAACTGGTTGTATTTCTCCACACCCTGGCGGGTATCGAACATAAAGGAAAGATTGAACTGTTTGTAGCGCAGGTTATTGGTAATGCTGCCGATCCATTTGGGCAAGCCGTTGCCCAGGTATTTCTGACCGGCATTGTACACGGGGAAACCGCGGAGGTCGCCTGTCTGTGCGATCAGCAATGGCCTGCTGTGATCGATCATAATGCTTTCATCCCTGTCTGACCCGAAGTAGCGGCTGTAATGTGAACCGAAAATAGCACCTGCGGGATACCCGACGATATACTTCTGGGTAGCGGTGGAGCCGGTGTATCCAAAGTGGGTATTGACCACGATCTCATCCATCCCTTCGCGGATCGCCAGTACTTTGTTGCGATTGGCGGAGTAGTTGACCCGCACATCCCAGCTGAAATTCCGCGTAGATACGGGAGTGCCGTTCAGCGACAGCTCTACGCCCTTGTTACCAATAGAACCGGCATTAGTATAGAACTGTTCCGAACCGCTCGGCAACGGCAGGTACACCGGGATCAGGAGATCTTTGCTTTTAGAGGTGTACCAGGTGAAGTCCACTCCTATCCTGTTCTTCAGGAACTTCAGTTCCACGCCGGTTTCAAAGGAGGTAGTGAACTCCGGCTTCAGGTTGGGATCGCCCAGCAGGTCCTGCCGCGTCCAGCCGATGACACTGCCGATGGGTGTGGCCAGCGTACCATACCCGGCCGCTGTTTTGTAAGGCTGGGCATCCTTGCCTATCCTTGCCCATGATGCCCGCAGTTTACCATAGTCCAGCCAGGATGTTTTCAGATGCTCGGAAAAGATGTAACCGAGACTGGCGGATGGATAAAAGAAAGAGCGGTTTTCCATGGGCAGTGAAGAAGACCAGTCGTTACGCCCGGTAAGGGAAAGGTATAACCAGTCGTCCCAGGACAGGGTCCAGTCCCCGAAAAGGCCGATGATGCGGTAGTCTTCCAGGTATTGCGATCCTCTTACCAGCTTGGCGTTCTGCAGCACGAACAGCGTCGGGATGTCCAGCGTATCGCCGGTGGTAGAGGTACGTTTCAGTTTATTATCATACAGGTCGTGCCCAACCTTCAGATCGGAATGCAGCTTTGACGTGATCTTGTTTTTAAAGTTCAGCATCAGGGTGGAGTTCAGGATACGGTTATTGAGATTGTACTCATTGATAAAACCGAACCTGTTATCGCCATAGACCAGCTCATCCGGCACACCCAGGCGACCGGGTGCGGTATGGGTACGGGCATCGTTATACCAGTCCGCACCAATGCGGTAGTTGATATCAAGCCAGCTTACGGGAGAATACACAAAATTGGTGCTGGCGATGATGCGGTTCACATTGTCTTCGAACTGGTTGGAATACAGGCCGTATATGGGATTGCTGGTGGTGCCGTAGGAAAGCATGGTGCCGTCCGGCTTCAGGAAATCCTTCACATCGTGCGCAGGCGCCCAATAGGTCAGCTGCTCATTAAAACGGTCTGCATTGGCGCGCAGCCCCCCGGAGTTGATATAGTTGAGCGTAGCATTCAGCCGGAATTGCGGACTGAAGCGCAACTCTCCGTTCACACGGGCGGAATAGTTCTTGTAATCGGAAAAAGGCATGACGCCATCCTGGTTGAACTGTGAAAAAGACGCTGCGAACAATGCCTTTTCCGTTCCGCCGCTGAGATTGATGGAGTTCCTGAACTGGCTGCCCTGTTCATAACCGCGTTTGTAATGATGAAACAGCTTTGCCGGATGGTCCGGGTCCAGCTGACGGGCCTCGTCCACTGTAGGGCCCCAGGTAGGCCAGAAATTGACGGGATCGTAAACGCCTTTGAAACCCTGGGTGTAGGTGGACTGGACATCGGGAAATTTGTTCACTTCATCGATGCCGTAGGAGCTGGTATAACTGATACGCACCTGTCCCGCTTTGCCGGATTTGGTAGTGATCACCACCGCGCCTCCGGCCGCGCGGAGGCCATACAAGGCTGTGGCAGCGCCACCGCGGAGGATGGAGATGCTTTCGATGTCGTCTGGATTGATGTCGCTGGCGCGGTTGCCCATACCACGGATGCTGTTGGGATCGCCGGTAGTGTAAGTGCTGTTGTCCATCGGCACGCCGTCTATGACAAAGAGCGCCTGAGCGCTGCGGCCGGCATCGAGGGAGTTGATGCCGCGGATGACGATGCTGGCACCCTGGCCCGGCGCTCCGCCGCCTGCGGAGATCTGTACGCCCGCCACTTTGCCCTGCAGGGCATTGACGACATTGCTTTGCCGGGCGGTCACCAGTTCCTCGCCGCTAACATCCTGCACGGCATAACCGAGGGCGCGCTTTTCCCGGCGGATACCCAGCGCGGTCACTACTACACCCTCCAGGTTGCGGGTGTCCAGCTCCAGCTGCACGTTCAGCGTACCTGCACCTGACGGCAGCTCTTTGGTGAGGTACCCGACATAACTGAAAACAATAATGGCATCGGCGCTGTTTACCGTGATCCGGTAATTGCCTGATGCATCTGTGGTGGTACCGGTGGAAGTACCTTTGACCTGTACGGTCACTCCGGGTAGCGGAGCATCATTTTCGCTGGCTGTTACTTTTCCCGAAACAGTGCGTTGCTGCGCAAACAACAGTTGGGGCAAAAGCAGGCAGCACGTTACGATCAAATGGTAGAATCGTTTCATGTGCAGAAATTTAGATACTTGGTTGCGTAATTGGGTTGCAGCCTTAATTTAACGCATCCGTACCGTACATTCTAGCACTATATTATTCCACAGCAGTAACGGTTTGACCCGTCAAGATTGTCTCGCATCGTACTTTTCCACTTTTTCCTCCATGGTCACATCGCTGTTTTTGCGTATCTGCATTTTGATGTACACGAGCACCTGTTCGGCGCCGGCATCAAAGCAAACTTCCTGGGCTTTTTTTGCTACCGCCATCAGTTCATCGTATGTTCCTTCCATCACTGTTTCAAAAGGGCATACCCGGTATTTCACACCGGAGTTGTGTATAACGGCAATGGCTTCGTCCACTACGGCATATGCCCTGTCTGAGGACACCTGGGGAACGATCTGCAGGGCGAGGTTGATGGTATGCTGATGCATGGTTATTCCGTTTTTTTTGTTTTCAATCTTACTTCGTAGAGGTCGTGACGCATGTCTTTCAATGTTTGTACGCTGCCGAATGCATGCAGTTCTTTCAGCAATACCAGGTCCACATCCGCCACCACGATCATTTCAGTATTGGGTGTGGCATCGGCCTTGATGCCGGTGACCGGGAAGGCAAAATCCGAAGGCGTGAACACGGCGGACTGGGCATATTGCAGGTCCATATTATTAACGCGCGGCAGATTGCCAACGCATCCGGCGATAGCCACATAACATTCATTTTCGATGGCACGGGCCTGGGCACAGAAACGCACACGGTTGTAGCCGTTCTGCGTGTCCGTCAGGAAAGGCACGAACAGTATCTGCATGCCCTGCTGCGCCAGGATGCGGGAAAGTTCG
This genomic stretch from Chitinophaga sp. XS-30 harbors:
- a CDS encoding SusC/RagA family TonB-linked outer membrane protein, whose product is MKRFYHLIVTCCLLLPQLLFAQQRTVSGKVTASENDAPLPGVTVQVKGTSTGTTTDASGNYRITVNSADAIIVFSYVGYLTKELPSGAGTLNVQLELDTRNLEGVVVTALGIRREKRALGYAVQDVSGEELVTARQSNVVNALQGKVAGVQISAGGGAPGQGASIVIRGINSLDAGRSAQALFVIDGVPMDNSTYTTGDPNSIRGMGNRASDINPDDIESISILRGGAATALYGLRAAGGAVVITTKSGKAGQVRISYTSSYGIDEVNKFPDVQSTYTQGFKGVYDPVNFWPTWGPTVDEARQLDPDHPAKLFHHYKRGYEQGSQFRNSINLSGGTEKALFAASFSQFNQDGVMPFSDYKNYSARVNGELRFSPQFRLNATLNYINSGGLRANADRFNEQLTYWAPAHDVKDFLKPDGTMLSYGTTSNPIYGLYSNQFEDNVNRIIASTNFVYSPVSWLDINYRIGADWYNDARTHTAPGRLGVPDELVYGDNRFGFINEYNLNNRILNSTLMLNFKNKITSKLHSDLKVGHDLYDNKLKRTSTTGDTLDIPTLFVLQNAKLVRGSQYLEDYRIIGLFGDWTLSWDDWLYLSLTGRNDWSSSLPMENRSFFYPSASLGYIFSEHLKTSWLDYGKLRASWARIGKDAQPYKTAAGYGTLATPIGSVIGWTRQDLLGDPNLKPEFTTSFETGVELKFLKNRIGVDFTWYTSKSKDLLIPVYLPLPSGSEQFYTNAGSIGNKGVELSLNGTPVSTRNFSWDVRVNYSANRNKVLAIREGMDEIVVNTHFGYTGSTATQKYIVGYPAGAIFGSHYSRYFGSDRDESIMIDHSRPLLIAQTGDLRGFPVYNAGQKYLGNGLPKWIGSITNNLRYKQFNLSFMFDTRQGVEKYNQFSNFMAAFGIAKFTENRNTVTTFNGVFADGTPNNIPVYLGQDIHEGRNYNEGYYRTVYRRVTENFVEDASWIRLRNVSLSYSLPSALVSGTGFLRDVTLTLTGNNLWLSTKYTGYDPESSSFSASSNTVAFAGFTYPAVRSYLATLNVSF
- a CDS encoding thiamine-binding protein, producing MHQHTINLALQIVPQVSSDRAYAVVDEAIAVIHNSGVKYRVCPFETVMEGTYDELMAVAKKAQEVCFDAGAEQVLVYIKMQIRKNSDVTMEEKVEKYDARQS